GCAGGAGAACGCCTTCCCGTGGATCGAGCGCGACATCGGCATCTCGTTCAACGAGTGGGAGATGCCGGTGGTGGACCGCGTCACCTTCCAGAGCTCGCGCGAAGGCGTGTTCTTCGGCGGCGACGCGGCTTGGGGCCCCGAGAACATCATCTGGGCGGTGGAGCACGGGCACCAGGCCGCCATCTCCATCCACAACCACTGCGAAGGCGCGGCCCTCACCGAGCGCCCGGAGTACGGGATGAACCTGGTCTCCGCCAAGCTGGGGATGCACGCCTGGAGCTACAGCAACGACTATTCGCAGGCGCAGCGCACGAAGATGGTGCACGTGGGGCTGGAGACGCGCTTCGCGTCCATCGCGACCGAGGTGGAGGTGGGCTTCACCGCCGAGCAGGCGATGAAGGAGGTGGAGCGCTGCCTGAACTGCGACGTGCAGACGCACTTCACCACGCCGCTCTGCATCGAGTGCGACGCGTGCATCGACGTCTGCCCGGTGAGCTGCCTCACCATCACCTACGACGCGGAGACCGAGGACGAGCTGCGGACGCGGCTCTCCGCGCCGGCCGTGAACCCCGCGCAGGAGATCTACGTCTCCGGCGCGCTCCCGCAGACCGCGCGGGTGATGGTGAAGGACGAGGACATCTGCCTGCACTGCGGCCTCTGCGCCGAGCGCTGCCCGACCGCCGCGTGGGACATGCGCACCTTCGAGCTCCAGATCCCCTACGCCGGGAGGTCCGCATGCGCGGCGCACGCGTAGCCCGCCTCTTCCCCGACCCCGCTTCCGCCAACGGCAGGAACGGGGATGGGGACGGCGACCGGGTGAACGACTTCGCCTTCAAGGTGGGCACGGTGAACGGCACCGGCTCGGCCAGCGCGAACTCGCTCCTGCTGCAGTCCATCTTCCGCATGGGGATCCCGGTCACCGGCAAGAACGTCTTCCCCAGCAACATCCAGGGGCTGCCGACCTGGTACGAGATCCGGGTGAGCCGCGACGGCTGGACCGCGCGCACGCCGGACTTCGACCTGATCGTGGCGATGAACCCCGCCACGCACGAGCGCGACATCGCCGAGGTCAGGAGCGGCGGCTGGCTCCTGCACGACTCGTCATGGCCGCTGGACGCCTCGCTCCTGCGCGACGACGTCACCTTCATCGGCATCCCGCTGGGCCGCATGTGCGTGGAGGCGTTCAGCGGCGGCCGCGAGCGCACGCTGATGAAGAACATCGCCTACGCCGGCGCGCTCGCCGCGCTCATCGACCTCGATCTGGACGTCGTCAAGGACGCGATCCGCGCCGAGTTCGCGAAGAAGCCCAAGTCGATCGACTCTAACTTCCTCGCGCTCCACCTGGGCTACGACTACGCGAAGGCGAACTTCGCCTGCCCGCTTCCGATCCGCCTGGAGCGGATGGACGCCACCCGTGGCCACGTGCTGATGGACGGCAACACCGCCGCCGCGCTCGGCTGCGTCTACGCGGGGGCCACGGTGGGCGCCTGGTATCCCATCACCCCCGCCACCTCGCTGATGGACGCGTTCGGCCGCTTCTGCGCGCGCTACCGCGTCGACGCCGGGACGGGGGAGCGGCGCTACTGCATCGTGCAGGCGGAGGACGAGCTCGCCGCGGCGGGCGTGGTCATCGGCGCGGGGTGGGCGGGCGCGCGCGCGTTCACGCCCACCGCGGGGCCGGGGATCAGCCTGATGGGCGAGTTCATCGGCCTGGCCTACTACACCGAGATCCCCGCCGTCTTCTTCGACGTGCAGCGCACCGGCCCGTCCACGGGCATGCCGACGCGCACGCAGCAGGGCGACCTCCTCTCCATCGCCTACGCCAGCCATGGAGATACCAAGCACGTCGCGCTCTTCCCGGCCGATCCGGCGGAGTGCTTCCGCTTCGCCGTGCAGGCGTTCGACCTGGCCGAGCGCTTCCAGACGCCCGTGTTCGTGGTCAGCGACCTGGACATCGGGATGAACGACTGGATGATCCCGCGGCTGGAGTGGAACGACGCCTGGCGCCCCGACCGCGGCGAGGTCCTCACCGCCGGGCAATTGCAGGCGATGCAGCGCTTCAGCCGCTACCTGGACGTGGATGGAGACGGCGTCGCCGCGCGCTCGCTCCCCGGCGTGGACCCGAAGGGCGCGTACTTCACCCGCGGCTCGGGGCACGACAGCCACGCCGCGTACACGGAAGACGCGGACGCCTACCGCGAGATCGTAGACCGGCTGAAGGTGAAGCTGGAGACGGCGGCGCGCGCCGTCCCCCCGCCCGAGATCCGCGAGCGCGAGGGGGCGG
The Longimicrobium sp. DNA segment above includes these coding regions:
- a CDS encoding 2-oxoacid:acceptor oxidoreductase subunit alpha, which codes for MRGARVARLFPDPASANGRNGDGDGDRVNDFAFKVGTVNGTGSASANSLLLQSIFRMGIPVTGKNVFPSNIQGLPTWYEIRVSRDGWTARTPDFDLIVAMNPATHERDIAEVRSGGWLLHDSSWPLDASLLRDDVTFIGIPLGRMCVEAFSGGRERTLMKNIAYAGALAALIDLDLDVVKDAIRAEFAKKPKSIDSNFLALHLGYDYAKANFACPLPIRLERMDATRGHVLMDGNTAAALGCVYAGATVGAWYPITPATSLMDAFGRFCARYRVDAGTGERRYCIVQAEDELAAAGVVIGAGWAGARAFTPTAGPGISLMGEFIGLAYYTEIPAVFFDVQRTGPSTGMPTRTQQGDLLSIAYASHGDTKHVALFPADPAECFRFAVQAFDLAERFQTPVFVVSDLDIGMNDWMIPRLEWNDAWRPDRGEVLTAGQLQAMQRFSRYLDVDGDGVAARSLPGVDPKGAYFTRGSGHDSHAAYTEDADAYREIVDRLKVKLETAARAVPPPEIREREGAEMAIVALGGCNGAVLEAAARLAIDGIPLDYMRIRGFPFDVAVGEFLRAHDRVFVVEQNRDGQLRSLLQLETGIAGDRLISIRDYGGVPLSARAVMDGVTAQLAEVPA